The genomic region CGTCAACACGGACCGCATGGCGCTGCTCGACGGCATCGTGATCCCGGGTGGGTTCGGAGAGCGCGGGGTGGAGGGGAAGATCGCCGCGGCGAGGTACACCCGCGAGCACGCCGTCCCGTGTCTCGGGCTCTGCCTCGGGCTGCAGGTCATGGTCATCGACGTGGCCCGCCACCTCTGCGGGCTCGACGGAGCCAACTCGAGCGAGATCGACCCGGCGACCAGGTATCCGGTCATCGACCTGATGGACGAGCAGCAGAACGTGGTCGACCTGGGCGGCACCATGCGCCTGGGGGCCTACGCTGCCCGTTTGACACCCGGGACCCGGGTCGCCGCAGCGTACCAAGACGAGGTTGTGTACGAGCGCCACCGCCACCGCTACGAAGTGAACCCGAGGTTCCGCAAGCAGCTCGAAGATGCCGGGGTCGTGTGCTCCGGGGTCGAGGCCCAGCGGGGTCTGGTCGAGTTCGTCGAACTTCCCGGACATCCCTGGTGGGTCGGGACCCAAGCCCATCCGGAGTTCAAGAGCAGGCCCGATCGCCCGCACCCGCTGTTCCGCGAGCTGGTCGGTGCCGCCTTGGAGCGGGCGGAAGGGCGGCTGCCGCACCTACTCGACGTCGACGACGGCGGAGTTCGGTCCTGACGTTGGGCAAGCCGGCCGACTTCCGGCACCTCGGCGACGCGTCAAGGTTCGAGGGGCACCACATCTCCGTGGTGGAAGCGAGCTTTGCTGCACCCGACGGGTCGGTGTTCCGGCGCGACGTCGTCCGCCACCCGGGAGCGGTGGCGGTGGTGCCGGTCACCGATCGGGCGACGGTGCTCCTGGTCCGCCAGTACCGCGGGGCCGTGGACCGCCACCTGCTGGAGATCCCCGCAGGGACGTGTGATGTGAGCGGCGAACGGCCTGAGGAGACAGCCAGGCGCGAGCTGCAGGAAGAAGCGGGGGCACGGGCCGGTCGGATCCAGCTCGTCGCCGAGATCTTCAACACCCCCGGCTTCTGCGACGAGCGCTCCCTGATCTACCTCGCCACCGACCTGCAGCCGTGCGACAGCTCGCGCAAAGGTGAAGAGGAGGAGCACATGGAGGTGGTCGAGGTGCCGTTGGCCGACATCGACGAGATGGTGGGGGATGGGCGGCTGGTCGACGGCCAGACCATCCTCGGCCTGCTTGTCGCCCGCCAACATCTCGACGCGGCATCCCCGGCACTCCGGGACATCGGACAGGCTGGTCCGTGATCCCTCGACCGGCCAGGCCTTCGGCAACCCTCGGTGCCGAGGCCGAGGAGTTCCTGACATGGCTGGCTGTCGAGCAGGGCCGCGCTCCCAACACGATCGCTGCCTACCGGCGGGACCTCGTCGATTTCGAGTGCTACCTCAAGGACGCCGGAGGTGCTCACCAACGGTCTGACTCCCGGATGGTCGAGAACTACCTCGCCCGGAGGCGTTCCGAAGGCCTGGCTCCGGCCTCGTTGG from Terriglobia bacterium harbors:
- a CDS encoding NUDIX hydrolase, with the protein product MGKPADFRHLGDASRFEGHHISVVEASFAAPDGSVFRRDVVRHPGAVAVVPVTDRATVLLVRQYRGAVDRHLLEIPAGTCDVSGERPEETARRELQEEAGARAGRIQLVAEIFNTPGFCDERSLIYLATDLQPCDSSRKGEEEEHMEVVEVPLADIDEMVGDGRLVDGQTILGLLVARQHLDAASPALRDIGQAGP